A genomic window from Streptomyces sp. MST-110588 includes:
- a CDS encoding DUF4229 domain-containing protein → MSSQKHATLRYTASRVGLFVICFALVWVLAYFHVIPLGVGSSNFVWLLLLAVVISAPLSFVLLRKQRDAMSEQIVSKVEKQKQRLAANQSQEDGLL, encoded by the coding sequence GTGAGTAGCCAGAAGCACGCCACACTCCGCTACACCGCGTCCCGTGTGGGTCTCTTCGTCATCTGCTTCGCGCTGGTGTGGGTGCTGGCGTACTTCCACGTCATCCCGCTCGGGGTGGGCAGCTCCAACTTCGTCTGGCTGCTGCTGCTCGCCGTGGTGATCTCCGCGCCGCTCAGCTTCGTGCTGCTGCGCAAGCAGCGGGACGCGATGTCCGAGCAGATCGTCTCGAAGGTGGAGAAGCAGAAGCAGCGGCTCGCGGCCAACCAGAGCCAGGAGGACGGGCTGCTGTAG
- a CDS encoding Lrp/AsnC family transcriptional regulator, translating into MDAVDRQLIQALRENGRASYAELGRLVGLSGPSVTDRINRLEAAGVITGYRATVDATSLGLGVTALVGISLSDAADHEDVARRLRDLAEIEDCWFIAGDDSYMLKVRVGDVDGLERTIRRLSGTKGVSRTRTTIVLSTKWENRVGELPEEM; encoded by the coding sequence ATGGACGCGGTGGATCGGCAGCTCATCCAGGCACTGCGGGAGAACGGAAGGGCCTCGTACGCGGAACTCGGCCGGCTCGTCGGCCTGTCCGGCCCCAGCGTCACGGACCGGATCAACCGCCTGGAGGCGGCCGGAGTGATCACCGGCTACCGGGCGACGGTCGACGCCACCTCGCTGGGCCTGGGCGTCACGGCACTGGTCGGCATCTCCCTCTCGGACGCCGCCGACCACGAGGACGTCGCCCGCCGGCTGCGCGACCTCGCCGAGATCGAGGACTGCTGGTTCATCGCGGGCGACGACTCGTACATGCTCAAGGTGCGGGTCGGCGACGTGGACGGGCTGGAGCGCACCATCCGGCGGCTGTCCGGCACCAAGGGCGTCTCCCGTACGCGTACCACCATCGTGCTCTCCACCAAGTGGGAGAACCGGGTCGGGGAACTGCCCGAGGAGATGTAG
- the mqnE gene encoding aminofutalosine synthase MqnE codes for MTASTQDVGFKRELEEKVRSGERLTREDGVALYETDDLAWLGGLAHEVRTRKNGDVVHFNVNRHLNMTNVCTASCAYCSFQRKPGEKDAYTMRIEEAVRLAKAMESENLTELHIVNGLHPTLPWRYYPRSLRALKEALPQVSLKAFTATEIHHFEKISGMPATEILDELIDAGLESLTGGGAEIFDWEVRQHIVDHDTHWEDWSRIHRLAHEKGLKTPATMLYGHIEEPRHRVDHVLRLRELQDETGGFQVFIPLRYQHDFVDMKDGKIRNRLQVRTTMATGAEALKTFAVSRLLFDNVPHVKVFWVMHGVQTAQLALQHGADDMDGSVVEYKITHDADNYGTPNKLTRDDLLELIRDAGFRPVERNTRYEIIREYPGPDTGRRESPQPMRV; via the coding sequence ATGACTGCATCTACTCAAGATGTGGGCTTCAAGCGCGAGCTGGAGGAGAAGGTCCGGTCCGGGGAGCGGCTGACCCGTGAAGACGGCGTCGCCCTCTACGAGACCGACGACCTGGCCTGGCTCGGCGGACTGGCCCATGAAGTACGCACCCGCAAGAACGGCGACGTGGTGCACTTCAACGTCAACCGGCACCTGAACATGACCAACGTGTGCACGGCCTCGTGCGCGTACTGCTCCTTCCAGCGCAAGCCGGGCGAGAAGGACGCGTACACGATGCGCATCGAGGAAGCCGTCCGCCTGGCCAAGGCGATGGAGTCCGAGAACCTCACCGAGCTGCACATCGTCAACGGGCTGCACCCCACCCTCCCCTGGCGCTACTACCCGCGCTCGCTGCGCGCCCTGAAGGAGGCCCTGCCGCAGGTCTCCCTGAAGGCGTTCACCGCGACCGAGATCCACCACTTCGAGAAGATCTCCGGCATGCCCGCCACCGAGATCCTCGACGAGCTGATCGACGCCGGCCTGGAGTCGCTGACCGGCGGCGGCGCCGAGATCTTCGACTGGGAGGTGCGCCAGCACATCGTCGACCACGACACCCACTGGGAGGACTGGTCGCGCATCCACCGCCTGGCGCACGAGAAGGGGCTCAAGACCCCCGCCACGATGCTGTACGGGCACATCGAGGAACCCCGGCACCGCGTGGACCACGTACTGCGGCTGCGCGAACTCCAGGACGAGACCGGCGGCTTCCAGGTCTTCATCCCGCTGCGCTACCAGCACGACTTCGTGGACATGAAGGACGGCAAGATCCGCAACCGCCTCCAGGTGCGGACGACCATGGCCACCGGCGCGGAGGCCCTGAAGACCTTCGCGGTCTCGCGGCTGCTGTTCGACAACGTGCCGCACGTCAAGGTCTTCTGGGTCATGCACGGCGTGCAGACCGCGCAGCTCGCGCTCCAGCACGGCGCCGACGACATGGACGGCTCGGTCGTCGAGTACAAGATCACGCACGACGCGGACAACTACGGCACGCCCAACAAGCTCACCCGTGACGACCTGCTCGAACTGATCCGTGACGCGGGCTTCCGCCCGGTGGAGCGCAACACCCGGTACGAGATCATCCGCGAGTACCCGGGCCCGGACACCGGGCGCCGCGAGTCGCCGCAGCCGATGCGGGTCTGA